One Deltaproteobacteria bacterium DNA segment encodes these proteins:
- a CDS encoding DUF3047 domain-containing protein: MDPSERRLRLGKKFFSLLLITAALACPGVPKGLCGEPVPEVFHREMFLSLDAWTPVFFPKIKRHSTYEAVVSDGVPTLLARSDKSASAIRLTREYDVFRYPKLSWSWKISRVYDKGDATKKSGDDYPIRVYVMFRYDPAKAATWQKLKYGAARKIYGEYPPHSALLYIWANRAQEKRIITNPYTASAKMVILEAGKLRVGRWIDESVDVLSDYREAFGSEPPAGASLAVMNDSDNTGESSVSWLRNITIHR, translated from the coding sequence ATGGACCCATCTGAAAGGCGTTTAAGGCTTGGGAAAAAGTTTTTTTCGCTTTTGCTGATAACCGCCGCCCTTGCCTGCCCCGGCGTCCCGAAGGGATTGTGCGGCGAGCCGGTGCCGGAAGTTTTCCACAGGGAAATGTTTCTCTCGCTTGATGCCTGGACTCCGGTGTTTTTTCCCAAGATCAAGCGTCACAGCACCTATGAGGCGGTTGTATCTGACGGAGTCCCCACCCTTCTTGCCCGAAGCGACAAGTCCGCCTCGGCCATCCGCCTTACCAGGGAATACGACGTTTTCCGGTATCCGAAACTTTCGTGGTCCTGGAAGATCAGCCGGGTTTACGACAAGGGCGACGCCACCAAAAAATCCGGCGATGATTACCCCATAAGGGTTTACGTGATGTTCCGCTACGATCCCGCCAAGGCCGCGACATGGCAGAAACTGAAATACGGCGCGGCCAGGAAAATCTACGGTGAATACCCTCCCCACAGCGCCCTCCTGTACATCTGGGCCAACAGGGCCCAGGAAAAGCGCATCATCACCAACCCTTACACCGCCAGCGCCAAAATGGTGATTCTCGAAGCCGGAAAATTGAGGGTCGGCAGATGGATTGACGAAAGCGTGGACGTTCTTTCGGATTACCGCGAGGCCTTCGGGAGCGAACCGCCAGCCGGAGCCTCGCTCGCAGTCATGAACGATTCGGACAACACAGGGGAATCATCCGTGTCCTGGCTCCGTAATATAACAATTCACCGGTAG
- a CDS encoding class I SAM-dependent methyltransferase, which produces MPKSDPETDTSRVSITAYQTGYTWVKNGLSHKAFSTIRGRAMYTALTPVMWCARNLLGVTDLETRLLQRHLMIDHLLRRDIEEKGLKQVLEIGCGFSPRGFKFMQEYGKDGLKYVEADLPAMATEKKAALLKAGLLGSGHEVIFCNILEKDGESSLESTIQRHFDPNLPIAVITEGVTCYFDAPTISDFWRRLAYILKGNPQSVYFTDNNQNIPGPGRRIYLLLWKGLVGITVRGRMHFHFDSDQKAKAAFHDAGFSRVSIHAAKDFPGRVFLPKSSGAEHMNIIEARP; this is translated from the coding sequence ATGCCGAAATCCGATCCTGAAACCGACACTTCCCGCGTCAGCATAACCGCCTACCAGACCGGTTACACCTGGGTGAAAAACGGCCTGTCCCACAAGGCATTTTCCACCATCCGGGGCCGGGCCATGTACACGGCCCTAACACCTGTCATGTGGTGCGCAAGGAATCTCCTTGGCGTCACCGACCTGGAAACCAGGCTTTTGCAGCGGCACCTCATGATCGACCATCTTCTTCGCAGGGATATCGAGGAAAAGGGGCTCAAACAGGTTCTTGAAATCGGCTGCGGATTTAGCCCCAGGGGATTCAAGTTCATGCAGGAATACGGGAAGGACGGCCTTAAATACGTTGAAGCCGACCTTCCGGCAATGGCCACTGAAAAAAAGGCGGCTCTTTTGAAAGCCGGTCTGCTTGGGTCCGGGCACGAGGTGATTTTCTGCAACATTTTGGAAAAAGATGGCGAATCAAGCCTTGAAAGCACGATTCAAAGGCATTTTGACCCCAATCTTCCTATTGCCGTAATAACCGAGGGCGTGACCTGTTACTTTGACGCCCCCACGATATCGGATTTCTGGCGGCGTCTTGCATATATTCTCAAAGGCAATCCCCAAAGCGTGTATTTTACCGACAACAACCAGAACATTCCGGGCCCGGGGCGAAGGATATATCTTCTCCTGTGGAAGGGCCTGGTGGGGATTACCGTGAGGGGAAGGATGCATTTTCATTTCGATTCCGACCAAAAGGCAAAAGCGGCCTTTCATGACGCCGGTTTCTCAAGGGTTTCGATACACGCGGCGAAGGATTTTCCGGGAAGGGTCTTTCTTCCGAAAAGTTCCGGCGCGGAACACATGAACATAATAGAGGCCCGCCCGTGA
- a CDS encoding NADH-quinone oxidoreductase subunit H codes for MTWQILNFFLALLLSPLLYSVINRTKAFFGGRNGPPVLQPYYDLVKLLRKGAVYSRTTSWIFRAAPSIELASVLAALAVTPLCGVPALLSFSGDLVFLAYSLGLSRFFFVTAALDTGSAFEGMGASREVQFSALAEVTLIVGLAAVAAMVHSFSLTDMCATAWDGMTVNGGPATLILVSLALLVVLLAENARIPVDDPTTHLELTMIHEVMILDHCGVDLAFIEYASAVKFWILGSILVSMSLPLRSLNPGLDLLAGLSGLFLMAVLVGVIESTMARLKLVRVPQLLVASGVLSFLALFNVLR; via the coding sequence ATGACCTGGCAAATACTCAACTTTTTTCTGGCTCTCCTTTTAAGCCCGCTTCTTTATTCCGTAATAAACCGGACAAAGGCCTTTTTCGGAGGCCGGAACGGCCCGCCGGTTCTTCAGCCTTACTATGATCTCGTAAAGCTCCTGCGCAAGGGAGCCGTTTACAGCCGCACAACGAGCTGGATTTTCCGCGCGGCCCCATCCATCGAGCTGGCCTCGGTGCTGGCAGCCCTTGCGGTGACCCCCCTTTGCGGGGTTCCCGCCCTTTTGTCCTTTTCGGGCGACCTGGTTTTTCTGGCCTACTCCCTTGGGCTTTCGCGGTTCTTTTTCGTGACCGCCGCCCTGGACACCGGCTCCGCCTTCGAGGGCATGGGAGCAAGCCGGGAGGTGCAGTTTTCCGCCTTGGCCGAGGTAACCCTCATCGTGGGCCTGGCTGCGGTGGCTGCGATGGTTCACTCCTTTTCTCTAACCGACATGTGCGCCACGGCCTGGGACGGGATGACCGTCAACGGCGGCCCGGCCACCCTGATCCTGGTTTCCCTGGCGCTTCTGGTGGTGCTTCTTGCCGAAAACGCCCGCATCCCGGTTGACGACCCCACCACGCACCTTGAGCTTACCATGATCCACGAGGTCATGATCCTGGACCACTGCGGAGTGGACCTTGCCTTCATCGAGTACGCGTCGGCTGTGAAGTTCTGGATTCTGGGCTCCATCCTGGTTTCCATGTCCCTGCCCCTGCGTTCCTTAAACCCCGGCTTGGACCTTCTGGCCGGGCTTTCAGGGCTTTTTCTCATGGCCGTTCTGGTGGGTGTCATAGAATCGACGATGGCGAGGCTCAAGCTGGTAAGGGTGCCCCAGTTGCTGGTGGCCTCAGGCGTACTGTCTTTCCTTGCGCTGTTCAACGTTTTGAGGTGA
- a CDS encoding NADH dehydrogenase FAD-containing subunit, with the protein MIWALILVPALCGFFAFFLKSGRAGLFLLTGAAALHFLLVMAAWIMPLPFTAASGWLAVDSASLLFLSIASLLFLSVAIYSIFYLAPSRKAPINDYLEGYQFENRPDAVFVGCLLLFLASMTTVTVSRHLGVLWVAVEATTLASAPLIYHHRHHRSLEAAWKYLLICSVGISLALLGNFFLAMATRSLSGGELNLLLPVLVEHAARLSPEWLKAAFLLMLVGYGTKMGLAPMHSWLPDAHSEAPSPVSALLSGALLNCAFLAILRVYTIMEAAGLGQFARDRLVLFGLISMVWAAMLLISQSDYKRMLAYSSVEHVGVMAVGVGVGGVAGFGAMLHAVNHSLVKAALFMVAGNILAVYQSKITKDTRGLLGVMPVSGVLWLAGILAVTGSPPFGLFASELTILKGALAGGRYWVAGAYLAALVLAFAGIIWAAMRMAYGQPLVAANPPIMKVRESFFSVAGPVVLIFCVLALGLWVPPPLRNLLSEAAAALGGGM; encoded by the coding sequence ATGATCTGGGCCTTGATACTGGTTCCCGCCCTTTGCGGCTTTTTCGCCTTTTTCCTGAAATCGGGCCGCGCCGGACTCTTTCTTCTCACCGGAGCGGCTGCACTTCATTTTCTGCTGGTGATGGCCGCGTGGATCATGCCCCTGCCCTTTACGGCGGCGTCGGGCTGGCTTGCCGTCGACTCCGCGTCCCTCCTATTTTTGAGCATAGCGAGCCTTCTTTTCCTTTCGGTGGCCATCTATTCGATCTTCTATCTGGCCCCTTCCCGAAAGGCTCCCATCAACGACTATCTGGAAGGCTACCAGTTCGAGAACCGCCCTGACGCGGTTTTCGTCGGCTGCCTGCTTCTGTTTCTGGCGTCCATGACCACGGTGACAGTTTCCCGGCACCTTGGCGTGCTGTGGGTCGCGGTGGAGGCCACAACGCTGGCCAGCGCCCCCCTTATCTATCATCACCGCCACCACAGGAGCCTGGAGGCTGCCTGGAAATACCTGCTCATCTGCTCGGTGGGGATCTCCCTGGCCCTTCTGGGCAACTTCTTTCTCGCCATGGCCACGCGCTCTTTATCCGGCGGGGAACTGAACCTTCTGCTGCCTGTCCTTGTGGAACACGCGGCCAGGCTTTCGCCGGAATGGCTCAAGGCCGCCTTTCTTCTGATGCTCGTTGGATACGGAACCAAAATGGGCCTGGCTCCCATGCATTCATGGCTGCCGGACGCCCACAGCGAGGCCCCGTCGCCGGTGTCCGCGCTCTTGTCCGGGGCGCTTTTGAACTGCGCGTTTTTGGCTATACTGAGGGTTTACACCATCATGGAGGCTGCGGGCCTTGGCCAGTTCGCAAGGGACAGGCTGGTTCTGTTCGGCCTCATATCAATGGTATGGGCCGCAATGCTGCTGATTTCCCAGAGCGACTACAAGCGAATGCTGGCCTATTCAAGCGTGGAGCATGTGGGAGTGATGGCTGTGGGCGTGGGCGTGGGAGGAGTGGCCGGGTTCGGAGCCATGCTTCACGCGGTGAATCATTCCCTGGTAAAGGCCGCTCTCTTCATGGTTGCGGGAAACATCCTGGCTGTGTACCAGAGCAAGATCACCAAGGACACCAGGGGGCTTTTGGGGGTGATGCCCGTGAGCGGGGTTTTGTGGCTCGCGGGGATTCTGGCCGTGACGGGTTCGCCGCCTTTCGGCCTGTTCGCAAGCGAGCTTACGATTTTAAAAGGGGCGCTTGCCGGAGGCCGCTACTGGGTGGCAGGTGCTTATCTTGCGGCGCTTGTCCTGGCCTTTGCCGGAATAATCTGGGCCGCCATGCGTATGGCCTACGGCCAACCTCTGGTGGCCGCGAACCCGCCAATAATGAAGGTCCGCGAATCCTTTTTTTCCGTAGCAGGTCCGGTGGTCCTTATTTTTTGCGTACTCGCGCTGGGGCTTTGGGTGCCGCCTCCTTTGCGGAATCTCTTGAGCGAGGCGGCTGCCGCCCTGGGCGGAGGCATGTGA
- a CDS encoding NADH-quinone oxidoreductase subunit C, protein MTDSILRVYNGEAAPLSEVPALPVDSFRELVIERLGHGDILSALFARPFGDKFRLYAVLCDAAREQLGIAAAEIGKIYPSITADCPCAHWFEREIHEQYGIMPFGHPWLKPIRFEPSRVGGKTGQIGVTDFFSMHGAEVHEVAVGPVHAGVIEPGHFRFQCHGETVYHLEISLGYQHRGVERAVELGPDARTIHYMQTLAGDTSIGHSTAYCSVLEALSGAQVPPAADSIRAVAAELERMANHTGDLGALAGDIGFLPTQNYCGRIRGDILNLTALICGNRFGRNLLTPGGVRFDLDADRRKTLLTRLDDVEKDLESAISIFFGASSALARLEGVGGLSAETARLIGLVGPAARACGLSRDVRVRLPYSAYRFDSLPVSTFHTGDCFARAYVRKLEIEQSIGFIRRQLKSPIGGGFVKAPGVLAPDSLAVALTEGWRGEICHVAATNREGRFAFYKVVDPSFHNWFGLAQVLRGQQISDFPLCNKSFNLSYCGHDL, encoded by the coding sequence ATGACCGATTCCATCCTTCGCGTATATAACGGCGAGGCCGCGCCGCTTTCCGAGGTTCCGGCGCTTCCCGTGGACTCCTTCCGTGAACTGGTCATAGAAAGGCTCGGCCACGGCGACATCCTTTCCGCCCTGTTCGCAAGGCCTTTCGGCGACAAATTCCGGCTCTACGCGGTTTTATGCGATGCAGCGCGGGAACAGCTTGGGATAGCGGCAGCCGAGATCGGAAAAATTTATCCGTCCATAACCGCCGATTGCCCTTGCGCGCACTGGTTCGAGCGGGAAATCCACGAACAGTACGGCATCATGCCCTTCGGTCATCCCTGGCTCAAACCCATCCGCTTCGAGCCCTCCCGCGTTGGAGGCAAGACCGGCCAGATCGGCGTCACGGATTTTTTTTCCATGCACGGCGCGGAGGTTCACGAGGTGGCGGTGGGGCCGGTTCACGCGGGGGTCATAGAGCCCGGCCATTTCCGTTTTCAGTGCCACGGCGAAACGGTGTATCACCTGGAAATTTCCTTAGGCTACCAGCACCGGGGCGTCGAACGCGCGGTGGAACTCGGCCCCGACGCCCGCACCATCCATTACATGCAGACCCTCGCGGGAGACACCAGCATCGGCCACTCCACGGCCTATTGCTCGGTTCTGGAGGCCCTTTCGGGGGCACAGGTTCCACCCGCAGCCGATTCGATAAGGGCCGTGGCCGCCGAACTGGAGCGCATGGCCAACCACACGGGCGACCTTGGGGCACTTGCGGGCGACATTGGATTTCTGCCCACCCAGAATTACTGCGGGCGCATCAGGGGCGACATCTTAAACCTCACCGCCCTCATCTGCGGCAACCGTTTCGGGAGGAACCTCTTAACGCCGGGCGGGGTGCGGTTCGACCTCGATGCGGATCGAAGGAAGACCCTGCTCACGCGCCTGGACGACGTGGAAAAAGACCTGGAATCGGCGATCTCGATCTTTTTCGGGGCGTCCTCGGCCCTGGCCCGCCTGGAGGGGGTCGGGGGGCTTTCGGCTGAAACGGCTCGGCTGATAGGGCTTGTGGGACCAGCCGCCCGCGCCTGCGGACTTTCACGGGATGTTCGGGTGCGCCTGCCGTATTCGGCCTACAGGTTCGATTCACTGCCCGTGTCCACCTTTCACACGGGCGACTGCTTTGCCAGGGCCTACGTCCGCAAACTCGAAATCGAGCAGTCCATAGGCTTCATCAGAAGACAGCTAAAGTCCCCCATCGGCGGCGGATTTGTGAAGGCCCCTGGGGTCCTTGCGCCCGACAGCCTTGCCGTTGCCCTCACCGAGGGCTGGCGGGGGGAAATCTGCCACGTGGCGGCCACGAACCGCGAGGGCAGGTTCGCCTTTTACAAGGTGGTGGACCCTTCGTTCCACAACTGGTTCGGCCTGGCCCAGGTTCTTCGAGGGCAGCAGATTTCGGACTTTCCCCTGTGCAACAAAAGTTTCAATCTTTCCTATTGCGGGCATGACCTGTAA
- a CDS encoding hydrogenase: MQSFYEAMTILLVLLNFRLLGASQLGACVRTVAFQALVIGVLAILTHGFSWTWVPLLIVLVTLVKAIVLPGLVKRAMSETGVVQEMQPFVGYTFSVLIGVGMLVASFLAMRPLRVPLGEATQLLVPVTLFTMLTGLFLIVARKKAITQVLGFLTMENSIYLFGVAFAIQESWLVQTGVLLDVFAAVFVMGIMIYHINREFDDIDTGDLSDLKD; encoded by the coding sequence ATGCAATCCTTTTATGAAGCCATGACGATCCTTCTGGTGCTCTTGAATTTCAGGCTCTTGGGCGCAAGCCAGCTTGGCGCATGCGTCCGCACAGTTGCCTTTCAGGCCCTCGTTATCGGAGTGCTGGCGATTCTCACCCACGGCTTTTCATGGACCTGGGTGCCGCTTCTGATTGTCCTGGTCACCCTGGTGAAGGCCATCGTGCTTCCGGGGCTCGTGAAGAGGGCCATGAGCGAGACCGGCGTGGTGCAGGAGATGCAGCCTTTCGTGGGCTACACATTTTCGGTCCTCATAGGCGTCGGAATGCTGGTGGCGAGCTTTCTGGCCATGCGGCCCCTCAGGGTGCCACTGGGCGAGGCCACGCAGCTTCTGGTGCCGGTTACGCTTTTCACCATGCTTACCGGGCTTTTTCTCATCGTGGCCAGAAAAAAGGCCATCACCCAGGTTCTGGGCTTTCTCACCATGGAAAACAGCATCTACCTTTTCGGCGTGGCCTTCGCCATTCAGGAGTCATGGCTGGTTCAGACCGGGGTGCTTCTTGATGTTTTCGCGGCGGTATTTGTCATGGGAATCATGATTTATCATATAAACAGGGAATTCGACGACATCGACACCGGCGATCTGTCGGACTTGAAAGACTGA
- the nuoB gene encoding NADH-quinone oxidoreductase subunit NuoB: MLDILRARLAQKHRTFKYPKGPLPALPDMFQGRPVINGPCPDKCDICLSACPVNAIGRRKDGGVTIDTGRCLFCGACSGACPHKSIVFTRNHQLAAARREDLVIAEGSQKSADAVSVMAKKYFSRSLKLRQVSAGGCNACEADVNVLGTPAWDMGRFGIQFVASPRHADGLLVTGPVTANMALALQKTYEALPEPRVVIACGSCAISGGPFADHPEANNGAGSLLPVDLYIPGCPPHPLTALDGLLRFLGRTAPGFGEDS; encoded by the coding sequence ATGCTGGACATTTTAAGGGCAAGACTTGCGCAGAAGCACCGCACGTTCAAATATCCGAAAGGCCCTCTGCCCGCCTTGCCGGACATGTTCCAGGGCCGCCCGGTGATAAACGGGCCATGTCCCGACAAATGCGATATCTGCCTTTCCGCCTGCCCGGTGAACGCCATCGGGCGAAGGAAGGACGGGGGCGTAACCATAGACACGGGCCGGTGCCTTTTCTGCGGAGCCTGTTCCGGGGCCTGCCCCCATAAGTCGATCGTTTTCACCCGAAACCATCAGCTTGCGGCGGCGCGGCGGGAGGACCTCGTCATTGCGGAGGGTTCTCAAAAGAGCGCAGATGCGGTATCCGTGATGGCGAAAAAATATTTCAGCCGCTCGCTTAAACTACGGCAGGTTTCGGCGGGCGGCTGCAACGCCTGCGAAGCTGACGTGAACGTTCTGGGTACGCCCGCCTGGGACATGGGACGCTTCGGCATCCAGTTCGTGGCATCCCCTCGCCACGCGGACGGCCTTCTGGTCACCGGCCCCGTAACCGCCAACATGGCCCTTGCGCTTCAAAAAACCTACGAGGCCCTGCCTGAGCCAAGGGTGGTCATCGCCTGCGGCTCGTGCGCCATAAGCGGCGGGCCTTTTGCCGATCATCCCGAAGCGAATAATGGTGCGGGCTCTCTTTTGCCGGTCGATCTTTACATCCCCGGCTGCCCCCCCCACCCGCTCACCGCCCTGGACGGGCTTTTGCGCTTTTTGGGAAGAACCGCGCCCGGTTTCGGGGAGGATTCTTAA
- a CDS encoding PTS sugar transporter subunit IIA: MKLVVRDVATLFGVSEKAVYRWISGQKLPAHRINDQYRFNRIELLEWATSNRVPLPLEIFREDGLAGFYELREALESGGIHTLASIKDKAALCSELVRLLPLPGPEERGNLKEVLLARESLGATGIGGGVAIPHVQNPVVIHIKSPVVSLCFLSTPLLLDSIDGLPVHALFTIVSPTISGHLRLLARLSFALQKAGFKDAISKRAGVSEILSEAGVIDALIKSLPPETEGT, from the coding sequence ATGAAGCTGGTTGTCCGGGATGTTGCTACTCTTTTCGGTGTTTCGGAAAAGGCCGTTTACCGGTGGATTTCCGGGCAAAAACTGCCCGCCCACCGGATTAACGACCAATACCGGTTCAACAGGATAGAACTTCTGGAATGGGCCACGTCCAACCGGGTGCCGCTTCCCCTTGAAATATTCAGGGAGGACGGTCTGGCCGGTTTTTATGAATTGCGGGAGGCGCTGGAATCGGGCGGAATCCACACCCTGGCGTCGATAAAAGACAAGGCGGCCCTGTGCTCGGAGCTTGTCCGGCTCCTGCCCCTGCCCGGCCCCGAAGAAAGAGGCAACCTCAAAGAGGTCCTCCTGGCCCGCGAATCGCTGGGCGCAACGGGAATAGGCGGCGGCGTCGCGATTCCCCACGTTCAGAACCCCGTCGTAATCCACATCAAATCGCCCGTTGTTTCCCTTTGCTTCCTTTCTACCCCGCTTTTGCTGGACTCCATTGACGGCCTGCCCGTCCACGCCCTTTTCACCATAGTCAGCCCGACCATTTCCGGGCATCTGCGCCTTCTGGCCAGGCTTTCCTTCGCCCTTCAGAAGGCCGGGTTCAAAGACGCGATTTCCAAAAGGGCCGGTGTTTCGGAAATACTTTCGGAGGCCGGGGTGATCGACGCCTTGATAAAGAGCCTGCCGCCCGAAACGGAAGGGACGTGA
- a CDS encoding long-chain-fatty-acid--CoA ligase, protein MEKIWLKEYTEGVPAEIDLSKYSSIPDIMEKAFAKFGTLPAFHQMGKSITYNELSVMSKKFGSYLQNELKLQPGDRVALMMPNILQYPIALFGILAAGMVAVNVNPLYTARELEHQLKDSGAKAIVIFANSASVLQKIVDKTDLKQVIVTSIGDMLGFPKAFIVNTVIKYVKKMVPDWSLPGSVSFKEALSRGDERTFRPAAVKLSDIAFLQYTGGTTGVSKGAILVHENIVANVLQAGAWIGNYIEEGKEIMITPLPLYHIFSLTANCLIFSSIGALNVLITNPRDIPNFVKELKKWKFTSMTGVNTLFNALINNEDFKNLDFSHLKVALGGGMAVQEPVARKWKEITGTTLVEAYGLTETSPAACMNPMTIPDYTGFIGLPIPSTEVSIRDDNAVEVPQGQVGEICIKGPQVMKGYWQRPEETAKVMTADGFFKTGDMGFMTEKGYVKLVDRKKDMILVSGFNVYPNEIEEVMVGHPKVLEAAAIGVADAKSGEAVKLFVVKKDQSLTEEELRAYCKENFTGYKIPKYFEFRTELPKSNVGKILRKDLRQPSA, encoded by the coding sequence ATGGAAAAAATCTGGCTCAAGGAATACACCGAAGGAGTACCTGCTGAGATCGATCTTTCAAAGTACAGCTCCATTCCCGACATCATGGAAAAAGCCTTCGCCAAGTTCGGCACCCTGCCCGCCTTTCACCAGATGGGGAAAAGCATCACCTACAACGAACTTTCCGTCATGAGCAAAAAGTTCGGAAGCTACCTGCAGAACGAATTGAAGCTCCAGCCGGGCGACCGGGTCGCCCTCATGATGCCCAACATCCTCCAGTACCCCATAGCCCTTTTCGGAATTCTGGCCGCCGGAATGGTTGCGGTGAACGTGAACCCGCTCTACACCGCGCGCGAGCTTGAGCACCAGTTGAAGGATTCAGGGGCCAAGGCCATCGTAATCTTCGCCAACTCCGCTTCCGTGCTTCAGAAGATAGTTGACAAGACCGACCTTAAGCAGGTCATCGTAACCAGCATCGGCGACATGCTGGGATTCCCCAAGGCATTCATCGTCAACACCGTCATCAAGTACGTGAAAAAGATGGTGCCCGACTGGAGCCTGCCCGGTTCCGTCTCCTTCAAGGAGGCCCTGTCCAGGGGCGACGAGCGCACCTTCCGGCCCGCAGCGGTCAAACTTTCGGACATCGCCTTTCTGCAGTACACCGGCGGCACCACCGGCGTTTCCAAGGGCGCGATCCTGGTTCACGAGAACATCGTGGCCAACGTGCTCCAGGCCGGGGCGTGGATAGGCAATTACATCGAGGAGGGCAAGGAGATCATGATTACGCCCCTGCCCCTCTACCATATATTCAGCCTCACGGCCAACTGCCTGATCTTCTCGTCCATAGGCGCGCTGAACGTGCTCATCACCAACCCCCGCGACATCCCCAATTTCGTCAAGGAACTGAAAAAGTGGAAGTTCACTTCCATGACAGGCGTCAACACGCTCTTCAACGCCCTTATCAACAACGAGGATTTCAAGAACCTCGATTTCTCGCACCTGAAGGTCGCCCTGGGCGGCGGCATGGCGGTTCAGGAGCCGGTCGCCCGCAAGTGGAAGGAAATCACCGGAACCACCCTGGTGGAGGCCTACGGCCTTACCGAGACCTCGCCCGCAGCCTGCATGAACCCCATGACCATTCCCGACTACACGGGCTTCATCGGCCTTCCCATTCCCTCCACCGAGGTCAGCATAAGGGACGACAACGCCGTGGAAGTGCCCCAGGGCCAGGTGGGCGAAATCTGCATCAAGGGCCCCCAGGTCATGAAGGGATACTGGCAGAGGCCGGAGGAAACCGCCAAGGTCATGACCGCAGACGGTTTTTTCAAGACCGGCGACATGGGATTCATGACGGAAAAGGGTTACGTGAAGCTGGTTGACCGCAAAAAGGACATGATCCTGGTTTCGGGCTTCAACGTGTATCCCAACGAGATCGAGGAAGTGATGGTGGGCCATCCCAAGGTTCTTGAAGCTGCGGCCATCGGCGTTGCAGACGCCAAGAGCGGCGAGGCCGTGAAGCTTTTCGTGGTGAAGAAAGACCAGTCCCTCACCGAGGAAGAGCTTAGAGCCTACTGCAAGGAAAACTTCACCGGATACAAGATACCCAAGTATTTCGAGTTCCGCACCGAGCTGCCGAAGAGCAACGTGGGTAAAATCCTCAGGAAGGACTTGAGGCAGCCCTCCGCATAA
- a CDS encoding response regulator translates to MTEKSGRLILVVDDEPDMRTFVSTVLETSGFRVSVAGDGETALLTAVADPPDIIILDVMMPGIEEGLAAYRNLRTHRLLSKVPVVMLSAIAKKTFFHKIKSLAPEAGCNVAEPDAYLEKPPEAEDIIALTEKILAR, encoded by the coding sequence ATGACTGAAAAATCCGGGCGGCTTATTCTGGTGGTGGACGACGAACCGGACATGCGGACCTTCGTAAGCACGGTTCTTGAGACGTCGGGCTTTCGGGTGTCCGTTGCGGGAGACGGCGAAACAGCCCTTTTAACGGCTGTGGCCGATCCCCCGGACATTATCATTCTGGATGTGATGATGCCGGGCATCGAAGAGGGCCTTGCCGCTTACCGGAACCTGCGCACCCACAGGCTCCTTTCAAAGGTCCCGGTGGTCATGCTTTCGGCAATCGCCAAAAAAACCTTTTTCCATAAGATAAAAAGTCTCGCCCCGGAAGCCGGATGCAACGTTGCCGAGCCTGACGCCTACCTGGAAAAACCCCCCGAAGCCGAAGACATCATAGCCCTTACTGAAAAAATTCTCGCCCGCTGA